The Buteo buteo chromosome 1, bButBut1.hap1.1, whole genome shotgun sequence sequence TCTTGAAACTACAAAAGAATTAGTCAAGCGTCTGAATGAAACCCAACAAAAATTTGCTCAGGAGAAAGACAGTGGGCCAACAAAGCTTGACATTCTGGACCTAAAGAGTCATATGATGCAGATGAAAGAGGAAATGACCCTCACTTGTGACAAGCCTATGAAAGCTttacaagaaaagcagaaatcctTGGAAGATAACTTGGAGCATCAACAATCAAGAAGTGTCATTTATTATGAATCTTTAAATAGGACTCTTACTGAAATGAAAGGTGCTCACGAACAGCTATTATTAGCTGAACAGTCTTCAAGCCAAAACATCCCTTCAGCAGATAAAGTCACGGAGTACAATGTTACAGAGTACATGTTCACATTGCATGAGAAAGTAAAGAAACAAGGCATGATGGTGCTGCAGATCTATGATGACCTAAGGGTCCAAGATAGCAAGATCAGCAATCTCAGTGTTGCAATGGAAATTCAGAGGCAGTCTGTTCTGGGGGTCTGTGATGACATGTTGTCAGAGAGCAGAAGGGATTTCCAAAcacagctggcagcagctcaaGAGAATGTGCTTGTCCTAAACAAAAGTCTCTCTGACCTGGTTCTTCCATTGGACAATAAGATGGACAAAATGAATGAGCAAATTAATGATTTGTGCTATGATATGGAGATCCTTCAACCCTTGATTGAACAAGGGGTTCCTTTTAGTCTGACTTCAGAGTATGAGCAACaaatcaaaactgaagaaatcagTGAGAAGCTTGAAAACCTCACTACTGTCATTAACAGAATGAGTTCTGCAATTAAGGAGCTTTCCAAAACTCAAGAAGGACTTAAAAATGAATCTCAAGCTTATCAGGAACTGTTTGAGAGTCGTGTTAATGAGTGCTCCATGGAACTAGAAGATGGGTTAAACAAGACCATGATAGTAATAAACAGTGCTATTGATTCTATTCAAGATAACTATGTACTGAAAGATATGCTACGTGCTCTAAGAAATGAGACTGATGTCtgctgtggcagagctgagaaACTGGTCAGCATCCTGGCTTTCATTCCCCAATTCCAACAGTTGAATGAATCCCTCCAGACACTGCTCCTTGGTAAGAAGTATGAGTTCACTTCACAAGTAGTGCCACCCCTTTCTGATCTTCCATATGAGGAGTCTGACAAAAGTATCCTCCACAATTTCAGAAGAGTTttctatattttaaatgatacatTGTCAAAAGTGGACAATCAACAACAAGATATCAGCcacctgaaagaaaaactatttgaCTCTGTGGAGGAATCAAGGGACCATGAAGTTCGCCTTCTGAATGTGGAGTCAAAAATTTCCAAGTTTTTGGCAAACAACTGtgttccactgaaaaaaaccaaagctgcCTCGACAGAGAAAGAACTAGTGGTCTCACTTCAGCTCCAGACGCTGAGTTCCAGGATCAAGGCCCTGGAAGCCAAGTCGATCCGCTTCTCAAACACCATTCCATTCCTGAACAAGACTGCTCATGAGGCCTGGGGGCTGTGTCAGGATACCAACAACAGCATCCAAAAAGTGAATGCAAGTATACCTCTGCTAATTAAACCTGCTCAGCCAGATATCCACCTGCTGCAGAGAGGCCTCAAAGAGCTCATTGAATCTGtgcttgaaataaaagcaggaacCATCTTGACAAATTTAACCCAGCATGTTGATGTATCAGTGGCAAATGCAATGAACAACATCACCAAACTTCAGAAGCAAGTGAAACTGGTTATAAAGAAACCAGCCCCAGCAAAAAAAGGAGCAGCAAATGTAACCATGGGCCTGGCAAGCCGAAGTCAGAGAAACACAGATAATACTATAGATCCAGGTAATACATTTTACTCTACTAAAAATGAAGGTCTTTGTAATAAAGGCTTATGTAACCATTGTGATGAACTGAGGTGGCAGACCTTGACTGAGGTTGCATAAAAAGCCCAAAGACTGCAATAAAGAGTGTTTCAGAGGAACTTGAGGTTACTCTGGTCTCTTGCTTacaagagaatttatttttcttatgagGATACTCTGCACTAAGGCATCTAGGAGCTTTTTCCTTAATAAATTCACATATGATCAGTTTAAGATATATGTGTATGCACACATACTCAACTGAGAACCTGACCTTTCAAATGTAACTGACAATTTAGAATCTAAACTACAAGAATTTTGTGCCTGCATCTCAATTagcaatttcattaaaaaaaacatgcaaGCTGGGAGAGAAATCTGGAGTTGCATCAGTACTTTGGAGTGTCAGTGGGGATGAAAAGTATCAAAAACCTGAAGCAAGTGAATACACCAAATGACTGTAATGAGGATTTTGCCACCTCCTTCAGTACTTCATTGAGATTATTAGCGCAGTTACAATTACAACAGTGTGTTCTTGCAGAATCAGGAGACCAGCCAATAAAGTAGGTTTGTCTTGAATCCATCTGGAGAACAGAGCAGCTAAGTAGGAGCTGCCATTCTTATAAAGGACATTTTGAGTGTGATTTGCTTCTGAACTTAAATTCAAATGTCATCATGTGAAAT is a genomic window containing:
- the MMRN1 gene encoding multimerin-1, which codes for MKEIIFLLLLLHLQSGSIGFNTSGKLWTTAQGGESQTRHSDLTPSPSTIVGSPHSEIQAAKVSASQAPPFASSGKTLGMKAVKKTSNPTTSIPASQSNGHSDGDSEKNNTASSSSSKGTSLQSNAREVPLQQEVTTSQDTAIGNRSLKQSSHSTGITSNQKDGNSKTSGFETTRGKNWCAYVHTRLLPTVVVDNLETFSSGRAKPCTWHIGSCAQRSQTTTHQAYRIKHKILTSLEWKCCPGYSGQNCQPKAQEQQSLIHSNLAESSRTVSERTPGAPQDPSGPALTQKMNEKISSQEMKLTFLQKKVDSIAAAMNDVSKMLSSLEGKINEDKGKDFQSFLKGLKSRNINELVKDLVKEHFKAFQGEMQESMAQIFKAVSSLSDDLETTKELVKRLNETQQKFAQEKDSGPTKLDILDLKSHMMQMKEEMTLTCDKPMKALQEKQKSLEDNLEHQQSRSVIYYESLNRTLTEMKGAHEQLLLAEQSSSQNIPSADKVTEYNVTEYMFTLHEKVKKQGMMVLQIYDDLRVQDSKISNLSVAMEIQRQSVLGVCDDMLSESRRDFQTQLAAAQENVLVLNKSLSDLVLPLDNKMDKMNEQINDLCYDMEILQPLIEQGVPFSLTSEYEQQIKTEEISEKLENLTTVINRMSSAIKELSKTQEGLKNESQAYQELFESRVNECSMELEDGLNKTMIVINSAIDSIQDNYVLKDMLRALRNETDVCCGRAEKLVSILAFIPQFQQLNESLQTLLLGKKYEFTSQVVPPLSDLPYEESDKSILHNFRRVFYILNDTLSKVDNQQQDISHLKEKLFDSVEESRDHEVRLLNVESKISKFLANNCVPLKKTKAASTEKELVVSLQLQTLSSRIKALEAKSIRFSNTIPFLNKTAHEAWGLCQDTNNSIQKVNASIPLLIKPAQPDIHLLQRGLKELIESVLEIKAGTILTNLTQHVDVSVANAMNNITKLQKQVKLVIKKPAPAKKGAANVTMGLASRSQRNTDNTIDPGQYSACVSSPCHNGGTCINDRQSFICACRHPFGGVNCSTKLVNDNSLSVDFSKGSYRYAPMVAFFASHTYGMTTPGPIRFNNLDVNYGASFAPATGKFHVPYLGVYVFEYTIESFSPRASGYLVIDGIDKLTFQAENINSNKYTDRVITGNALLELNYGQEVWLRLATGSIPAKYPPVTTFSGYLLYRT